One genomic region from Antedon mediterranea chromosome 3, ecAntMedi1.1, whole genome shotgun sequence encodes:
- the LOC140044165 gene encoding probable serine/threonine-protein kinase pats1, producing MGIGKENVSDLTSIWDYAGQLDYYITHRFFLTNTVSYCVAFNVMDNLDEPAKPRDSKIGQLGMTNLDMNLFWIRSIYEHTVQHGSGNTISIDGKNIGSPPICLVATHVDKLSGTASEKEEEVMKMYKKMFDKMEGMPYAHHVDREMYMVDNTMKSPEGITKLKRNVGGYMKEMVREVPVKWVNLQESLQRIGETKLCITFEEVSRIGTECEISKEGLATAIEYMNDIGIILHSSTNKKLKNTVITDLKMMIQMVTKVITVVKPSIKVKQMRVLWKRLDEEGMLEERLLRYLWEQELEEDPHRFEVFTEVMKTFGLLFEKLKIGCHLN from the exons ATGGGAATAGGAAAAGAAAATGTGAGTGACTTAACTAGTATATGGGACTACGCCGGTCAACTAGACTACTATATAACGCACAGg tTTTTCctgacaaatacagtatcatacTGTGTTGCCTTCAATGTCATGGACAACTTGGATGAGCCAGCTAAACCACGGGATTCAAAAATA GGTCAGCTAGGAATGACTAATTTGGACATGAATTTGTTCTGGATAAGGTCCATTTATGAACACACTGTACAACATGGTTCAGGAAACACTATTTCAATTGATGGCAAGAACATAGGGTCACCTCCCATCTGTTTGGTTGCAACTCATGTGGACAAATTGTCAGGGACGGCATCAGAAAAAGAGGAGGAG GTTATGAAGATGTACAAGAAAATGTTTGATAAAATGGAAGGAATGCCATATGCTCACCATGTAGATCGTGAAATGTACATGGTTGATAACACCATGAAATCACCTGAAGGTATTACAAAACTTAAGCGAAACGTTGGTGGATACATGAAGGAAATGGTGAGAGAAGTTCCAGTAAAGTGGGTTAATTTACAGGAAAGTTTGCAAAGAATTGGTGAAACAAAATTGTGTATTACGTTTGAGGAG GTTTCCAGGATTGGCACTGAATGTGAAATATCCAAAGAGGGGCTCGCCACTGCCATAGAGTATATGAATGACATTGGGATCATTTTACATTCGAGTACTAACAAAAAACTGAAGAACACTGTGATAACAGATCTTAAAATGATGATTCAAATGGTGACAAAAGTGATCACAGTAGTTAAACCGTCTATTAAAGTG aagCAAATGAGGGTGCTGTGGAAAAGGCTTGATGAGGAAGGAATGCTGGAGGAAAGACTGCTACGCTATTTATGGGAACAGGAATTAGAGGAAGATCCACATCGCTTTGAAGTCTTTACTGAAGTGATGAAGACATTTGGTTTACTCTTTGAGAAATTGAAG ATTGGCTGTCACTTAAATTAG
- the LOC140043719 gene encoding uncharacterized protein — translation MVTCLINKGASVTSQNKEGKTPESVVETNMDITKKKKTVILNYFDKLLVPAEIRARGKHAIKIYKEEIKTGSMSVVNSRCMFLGKEGAGKTSCVKAMVGERFNSAEQSTDGIVTTTVFQAKNDFKQWKKIKGVHGEKSHWRYSEC, via the exons ATGGTGACCTGTCTCATAAATAAAGGGGCATCAGTGACATCacaaaataag gaAGGAAAGACGCCCGAATCTGTTGTAGAAACAAATATGGACataacgaaaaaaaaaaaaactgtgattttaaactattttgaca AACTGTTAGTTCCTGCAGAGATACGTGCCAGGGGTAAACAtgctattaaaatatataaagaagaaattaaaaCTGGTAGCATGTCTGTTGTGAATTCAAGATGTATGTTTCTTGGAAAAGAAGGTGCTGGCAAGACTAGCTGTGTAAAGGCTATGGTTGGAGAAAG ATTCAATTCTGCAGAACAATCCACAGATGGAATCGTAACAACCACAGTGTTTCAAGCgaaaaatgattttaaacaatggaaaaaGATAAAAGGTGTACATGGTGAGAAAAGCCACTGGAGATACTCAGAATGTTAA